In Gracilibacillus salitolerans, the sequence ATTTCTTCTATTGTAATGTTAGAGTATTTTAAGAAATTTTTTGCATGGTTTAGTCTGATTGATAATTGCAAGTGATATGGTGTCATGCCAATGTATTGCTTGAATTGCCGGGAAAGATGATATTTGCTGATCGGAAAAAGCTGTGCAAGGATATCTAGCGTTATTTTTTGTTGATAATGTTCTTCGATATAGTCACGAATCTCCTGAATTATGTTTGGAATGTACGTTATTTGTAAAGAAGAAGAGGCTAATAATATTTCCGTTAGCAAATCGGTTATATATTTATGGATAAGTAGTTCGGATTGAGAATTGTGTTGGTTGCTAGTATCGATAAGTTGTTGATATAAACCGACCATTTGGTTATCTGCGCCTCGTAATATAACACCATTGGAGTGGAAAAGTTGATAAAAATGCTGACTTTGTGCACCGTCAAAATGCAAAAAATATAGATCCCAATCATTATCTCCAACGGTTTTATAAAATTGATAATTTCTGCAATCGATGAAGAAGAGATCATTTTCCTCAAGATAGTATGTTTTATCCTCGTATAGTAACGTTCCCTTTCCTTTTTTTGTATAAACAATTAAATAGGAATTAACATTTTCTCGTTCAGTAAAGTAGCTTACCTTGGCAATAATATGACCAACCTCTTGAATATAAAGAAAATAATTCTTCGCAAAAGGTGTCGGAGTAACTATGGAACGAATAGATTCAGGAGACCAATCTAAGGATGCATCTGTGTACCAGTTTTTCATTGCTTATTCCTCCAAGCAAGATAGTACTATTTTTAAGCAATAATACATAATGCTTAATTGTTGGAAGCGTTTTATTATATACATAATCTTACTAATTTATGGGAGGAAGCGCAACATGTTTAAAGAGATCAAACCGAAAAAGCGGGCGCGCGTCGGATTATATTCGATTGGACTAGATGTATATTGGAAACAATTTAAAGGGTTGCGTGAGCGACTGGAAGGTTATGGGACATTTATCGAGGAAAAAATGGGTACAGAGGCAGAGGTTTTTTATTATGGATTAGTTGACTCGGAGTATAAGGCAAGAAGTGCTGGTGAGTGGTTTAATACGCAAAATGTGGATATTGTTTTTTGTCATTCTGCCACCTATGCCAATAGTTCGTCTGTTCTGCCCATACATCAAATCTGTCAAAAACCGGTTGTATTTTTAAACCTGCAGCCTACGGATAGGATTAATTATGATCATGCGACAACCGGTGAATGGCTAGCTCATTGTGGTGCATGTCCAGTACCAGAGGTGGCAAACGCATTGAACCGGGCAGAAATTCCTTTTCGTGTAGTGAATGGTTTATTAGGTTTAACAGAAACCCCTGAAATATCGACTACTAATGAAGTAACAGCACATTTTCCAGAGGCAACAAGAGCATGGGAAGAGATTTTTGAATGGGTTCGGGCAGCTTCTGTTGTGCGCACATTACAACATGCCCGTTTCGGGTTTTTAGGTAATACGTATAGTGGTATGCTTGATTTATATAGTGATTTTACGATGTTGCAGGCCCAGTTAGGGATCCATGTTGAAGTATTGGAGATGTGTGATGTAGCGAAATACCTAGATAACGTCAAGCAAACGGAAATAAAAGAGAAATTAGATGAAACAATGGAGATGTTTGAGATTAGTGGTGATTCGCCGGCAGATCCTATTGCCAAGAAACCAACAGACGAACAGTTACATTGGGCATGTAAAGTAGCAGTGGCTCAGGAAAAGTTAGTCAAAGATTATAATTTAGATTCATTAATCTACTATTATCATGGAGCACCTGGCAATGAATATGAGAAATTACAGGCAGGATTTATATTAGGTAATTCACTATTAACAGCCAAAGGAATCCCTGCTGCAGGTGAAGGTGATTTAAAAACAGCGGTAGCGATGAAAATAGCGGATTTACTCGGAACAGGTGGAAGTTATTCTGAAATTGTGGTGGTTGATTATCAGGATAAAACCATTTTGCTTGGGCACGATGGACCATTTCATATGAAAATAGCCGATGGCAAACCGATATTAAGAGGAATGGGTTTATATCACGGTAAACAAGGTGATGGTGTATCGGTGGAGGCAAAAGTAAAGAAAGGGCCGATCACTACTTTTAATTTAACCCAAACATTTGACGGGAAGCTGAAGATGATTTTTAGTGAAGCTAAGTCAGTAGATGGTCCGATAATGAAAATTGGTAATACGCAAACTCCTGTAAAATTTAGTGAGCATCCTGATCCATATTTGGCAAGATGGTTTGCCGAATCCCCTACACATCATTGTGCAATGTCGGTTGGGCATAATCAGTCACAATTCTCCAAAGTAGCAGAATTGCTACAATGTCATTATGTGAATTTGTAATTTAATATCTATCATAAACAGAAAAAGTGATCCTAGACAGACTAATCTGTTAGTATCACTTTTTCTTATGGAAATTATTCTTTTTCTCCAACAACAGTGAAGCGTCCATTAATGTGTTCTGGATTTTCGATTTCGTCCAGAATAGCAATTGCGTAATCCGCATAACTGATATAGCTTTCCCCAGCGTTATTGGTGATGACATTTTCTTTTCCTTTTTGATAGGAGCCAGTTCTCTTTCCATTTGGATCGAAAACAGCAGCAGGACTTAAGTGTGTCCACTTCAAATCTTCTGTTTGTTTTAATTCGTCTAATGCTTTCCCCATGTTAGAAGCTAACGGATAAACGAAATCAGGGAAGTCAGGTGTGTCAAATAAGTGTGTAGTTTGTTCTTCGTCAACATATAAGCTTCCTGCACCACCTACAACGATAAGACGTGTGTCAGTTCCTTGAAAAGCTTTGATTAAAACACGGTGAGAGTCGATATGTAAATGCTCCTCACCTTGTGGGGAATTATATGCATTGACAACAACATCAAAATCATTGACATCTTCGGTTTTAATATCAAATATATCCTTTTTCACTACATGGACATCTTTGTTGTCTACCTTCTCCGGACTGCGCACAATCGCAGTAACTTCATGACCTCTATGAAGAGCTTCTTGTGTAATCAGTTTACCTGATTTGCCAGTTGCTCCGATAATCCCAATTTTCATTTAGTATTCCTCCTTCGGTTTATTTGTAACTATTATAGTTACATTTAGTGTTAGAGTCAAACAAAAAACATCCCCTATTGGATAGAGAGATGTTGAATAATTTCTGCTAAGGTTTGCTTTTTTAATTCATTTTCCATAGCCTGTTGAGCCCGGGTTAAAGATGTGTCCAGTGTGTCTTGGATATTTCTGCCGACGTCGCAATTCGGATTAGGATGATCGTGTATGGCAAATAATTCTTCCTCTGTTGTTACAGCTTGATATATATCTAGTAATGTAATTTTTGGAGGTTCTTTTACAAGAGAATAGCCAGTTATACCAGGGCCCCCTTTTAACAGGTTGGCTTTTTTTAATAAAGATCCAATACGCCGAATGACAACAGGATTGGTATTGACACTTTTTGCAATAAAATCTGATGTAACACCCTTATCTGTTTGAGATGCAACAAGTGTAAGGATGTGTATAGCTACAGAAAAGCGAGTATTTATCATTCTCGTTCACCACCATTGTAATTATTCTAGTTGTAAGGGGTGTTGTTGTCAATCTAGTAGACATGGAAGGGTGTTATAAAATAAAAAGGGCATTTTTTCTGCTACTCTCTACTCATCCAATTCCATAACCTGGATTCATCTATTTGTAAAACAGAGATAGAATCATTGTCTTCTAAAGTTAATATTTCTTTGGTTGGCCCTGTAATAACAACTCCATAATGCTTGATCCCTTCATTTTCTAGATAACGGATTTTATTTTCAAGCTCTAGATCACCAAATACAACTTTAGAAGCAATATTCTCATACTCTTGTAAAAACTTTAATGTCTTGAGGAATTGCTGATGTAGTACATCGTAATCCCCTTCAAGATACGTGGGGGAACTGTAACCTTCGGATATGACCGAGCTGCCAAAGAGTCCTTTTTCTTCTTCACGGCTGTCTAGGATCATATCGTCATCATGCCAGATTGGATAACCCGGAAAACCAATAGAGTCAAAGATTACTCCCTCGGTTCGTTCATCCATATTTTCTGCTCCAGAGTCGACTGCTAACCAAAGTAAATCGATGTCTTTTCCTGAAAAAATTTCATATACTTCCTCTGTCTCCAATAAACGGGGGAAAGATACATATGCTGAAGTTACTGTTCCCTCCGGAAGTCTTTCAAGCTGTCTCCAGTCTGAAGTAACAGAAGAACCTGATCCCGGAAAAACAAAAGATGGAGAGGCCTGCGAAATCGATCCGAAATCCTTTTCCTCATGCGTACGAACAAAAGAAAAGAGAAAATGGGATTGATATTCTCCAACTTCTATAATTTCATCGCCAATTTTCTTTTTTTTCGGAGTTGTTAGCTCCATACCGAAGTAATAACCACCATTTATAGAGGAATGACTTAGATATCCATAAGGTTCGGTGATAGTTACGGTATGATTGATAACATTTCTTAACACTTCAGCACGATCAGGATTGCCCCATGAATAATATACAGTCGTTAGTATGCTAGTAACAATGGTAAAACCAATAAATAACAAAAAGACAAAATATGTTGTCTGAATTCTAGCTTTCCATTTCCCTTTTTTAATTATTTGTTTTTCCTTTTGATCCAAAGGTATGTTATCCGCTTCATCTTTTTCCAGAAAAGATTGATATGTTTCTAATTTCTCAAGCTCTTTCTCAAATTCTTCTAAATCTTTTCCGGATAACTCGCCATTTTCATAAGCTTCTAGTTTCTTTTGGAATGAATCACTCATCATTTTCCTTCCTTTCTCTTAGTGCTTGCCTGCCGCGGAAAAGTAAGACTTTATAATGACTAAGTTTTACGTTCATTACGCTAGCGGCTTCCTTGTAAGGTAATCCATGGAGATCATGAAGAATAATAGCGTGTTGTTGTTTCTTGGGCAGTTCCTTGATCCATAGTAAAACTTGTTTCGTCTCTTCATTTAGTAGTAATTGTTCGTGAAGGGGTGATCCTGGATCTTTTATCCAATGAAAGAAGGACCCCTCTTTGGGAACAGATTTTTTTTGTTTACGGTAATAATCGATAAAGGAACGATATGCTACCGTGAATAACCATGTTTTTACATTCTCATTATCATAAAACTCTAAATATAAGTAAGCCCGCAGGAAAGTTTCCTGGACAATGTCTTCCGCCGTATAGTGATCATGACAAAGAGAAAGAAGGAAGCGATAAATATCTTGAAAATATTTTTGGTATATTTTATCTATTGATCCCATTTGCTCCCCCTTTCCTTTCTAACTATATCACGCTGTAACCTGAAAAAAGTTACAAAAAATAATAGTAAAAAGATATGTATAAAAACGGTTTATAGTTTTGAAGAAAATGTTATAATTTGTATGATTGATGGAAGAAGGTGTAAATAGAATGTTTAAAAAAATATTTAAAAAATCGGAACCTACACACGAGGAGTTCCGTCTAGTATATGACATGTTTTATTCGAGAGTATATCGGGATGTCTATTTCATCACGAAAGACAGTCATTTGGCTCAGGATGCTTTACAAGAAACCTTTGTAAAAGCATATAAATATATGCATCGATTAGAAGATAAAGAGCGGATGGGTGCTTGGCTTTCCACCATAGCAACTAGAACTGCCATTGACCTTTTAAGAAAACGAAAAGGAGCACGTGAAGTGCTGACAGAGGATATTATGACACAAGAAAAAAATATGACAGAAAAAAGTTTTGACACCTTACATATTGTAGAAGCTAATTTAGTGAAAGAAGAATTGCTGGAATCATTAAAGGAATTAAAAGCAGATTACCGGGAAGTAATACTGTTACGATATATCCATGATTTATCAATCAGAGAAATTGCGCATTCATTAAATATCAATGAATCTACTGTGAAAACGAGACTTCATCGTGCACGGAACAAGGTCAAAGAAAAAGTACAACATGATCCAAAACGGCAATGGATTGGTGGTGAATAATCATGTGTGAAGAACATAAGTGGAAGGAATGGCTTAAAGAAGATTACCACAAAGTAGAAGACGATCCACGATCAAAAGATGAAAATTGGGAGAAAATAATAAAGCAAGTATCGCAAACCAATCAACATCAGAAAAAAATGCCGAAGAAAAGTTTGCTAGCAGTGGCTATGATTGCTGTTATTGTAATTGGCTCAGCCTTTGTTCAATCTGATCAAATGCAAGCTTTTGATTGGTTTGTGAAAATGTTTGTCACAACAGATGGTAATACGACACAAATTAACCAAACAACAACCGAAGAAAAGGATCCTGCAACGGAGTCCCTTCCTGATTTTGATAACATTACAACAGAAGAAGTACAAGAAGAAAGTAAGGAAATGACATTCGAAGAGGCACAAGCCGACACAGAATTTTATATTTCTAAACCTTCGTACCTACCAAATAGCTACCAATTGGATTTAGTAACTGTATTTTATGAAAAATCTTCAGCTAAAGATGTTCAACTTGATTATATAAACGATAGGAACGATGTATTAACATTACACCTAACCTATCAACCTAATGACTTCGCGGATGCAAAAGTGGTTGATAATGAAGATACAGAAATAAAAACAATTGCATTAGGTGACGGAGAGGCACGTTTGATAGCATTTAAG encodes:
- a CDS encoding RNA polymerase sigma factor, encoding MGSIDKIYQKYFQDIYRFLLSLCHDHYTAEDIVQETFLRAYLYLEFYDNENVKTWLFTVAYRSFIDYYRKQKKSVPKEGSFFHWIKDPGSPLHEQLLLNEETKQVLLWIKELPKKQQHAIILHDLHGLPYKEAASVMNVKLSHYKVLLFRGRQALRERKENDE
- a CDS encoding DUF4367 domain-containing protein yields the protein MCEEHKWKEWLKEDYHKVEDDPRSKDENWEKIIKQVSQTNQHQKKMPKKSLLAVAMIAVIVIGSAFVQSDQMQAFDWFVKMFVTTDGNTTQINQTTTEEKDPATESLPDFDNITTEEVQEESKEMTFEEAQADTEFYISKPSYLPNSYQLDLVTVFYEKSSAKDVQLDYINDRNDVLTLHLTYQPNDFADAKVVDNEDTEIKTIALGDGEARLIAFKDGVSQIIWSTPQMNWLLEGTEKEKNLIKIAESIE
- a CDS encoding NAD(P)-dependent oxidoreductase; amino-acid sequence: MKIGIIGATGKSGKLITQEALHRGHEVTAIVRSPEKVDNKDVHVVKKDIFDIKTEDVNDFDVVVNAYNSPQGEEHLHIDSHRVLIKAFQGTDTRLIVVGGAGSLYVDEEQTTHLFDTPDFPDFVYPLASNMGKALDELKQTEDLKWTHLSPAAVFDPNGKRTGSYQKGKENVITNNAGESYISYADYAIAILDEIENPEHINGRFTVVGEKE
- a CDS encoding RNA polymerase sigma factor; this translates as MFKKIFKKSEPTHEEFRLVYDMFYSRVYRDVYFITKDSHLAQDALQETFVKAYKYMHRLEDKERMGAWLSTIATRTAIDLLRKRKGAREVLTEDIMTQEKNMTEKSFDTLHIVEANLVKEELLESLKELKADYREVILLRYIHDLSIREIAHSLNINESTVKTRLHRARNKVKEKVQHDPKRQWIGGE
- a CDS encoding anti-sigma factor encodes the protein MSDSFQKKLEAYENGELSGKDLEEFEKELEKLETYQSFLEKDEADNIPLDQKEKQIIKKGKWKARIQTTYFVFLLFIGFTIVTSILTTVYYSWGNPDRAEVLRNVINHTVTITEPYGYLSHSSINGGYYFGMELTTPKKKKIGDEIIEVGEYQSHFLFSFVRTHEEKDFGSISQASPSFVFPGSGSSVTSDWRQLERLPEGTVTSAYVSFPRLLETEEVYEIFSGKDIDLLWLAVDSGAENMDERTEGVIFDSIGFPGYPIWHDDDMILDSREEEKGLFGSSVISEGYSSPTYLEGDYDVLHQQFLKTLKFLQEYENIASKVVFGDLELENKIRYLENEGIKHYGVVITGPTKEILTLEDNDSISVLQIDESRLWNWMSRE
- a CDS encoding AraC family transcriptional regulator, which produces MKNWYTDASLDWSPESIRSIVTPTPFAKNYFLYIQEVGHIIAKVSYFTERENVNSYLIVYTKKGKGTLLYEDKTYYLEENDLFFIDCRNYQFYKTVGDNDWDLYFLHFDGAQSQHFYQLFHSNGVILRGADNQMVGLYQQLIDTSNQHNSQSELLIHKYITDLLTEILLASSSLQITYIPNIIQEIRDYIEEHYQQKITLDILAQLFPISKYHLSRQFKQYIGMTPYHLQLSIRLNHAKNFLKYSNITIEEIAYYVGFDETSHFIRIFKNQEKVTPLVFRKMWWH
- a CDS encoding Rrf2 family transcriptional regulator; this encodes MINTRFSVAIHILTLVASQTDKGVTSDFIAKSVNTNPVVIRRIGSLLKKANLLKGGPGITGYSLVKEPPKITLLDIYQAVTTEEELFAIHDHPNPNCDVGRNIQDTLDTSLTRAQQAMENELKKQTLAEIIQHLSIQ
- a CDS encoding L-fucose/L-arabinose isomerase family protein, which gives rise to MFKEIKPKKRARVGLYSIGLDVYWKQFKGLRERLEGYGTFIEEKMGTEAEVFYYGLVDSEYKARSAGEWFNTQNVDIVFCHSATYANSSSVLPIHQICQKPVVFLNLQPTDRINYDHATTGEWLAHCGACPVPEVANALNRAEIPFRVVNGLLGLTETPEISTTNEVTAHFPEATRAWEEIFEWVRAASVVRTLQHARFGFLGNTYSGMLDLYSDFTMLQAQLGIHVEVLEMCDVAKYLDNVKQTEIKEKLDETMEMFEISGDSPADPIAKKPTDEQLHWACKVAVAQEKLVKDYNLDSLIYYYHGAPGNEYEKLQAGFILGNSLLTAKGIPAAGEGDLKTAVAMKIADLLGTGGSYSEIVVVDYQDKTILLGHDGPFHMKIADGKPILRGMGLYHGKQGDGVSVEAKVKKGPITTFNLTQTFDGKLKMIFSEAKSVDGPIMKIGNTQTPVKFSEHPDPYLARWFAESPTHHCAMSVGHNQSQFSKVAELLQCHYVNL